One genomic segment of Chiloscyllium plagiosum isolate BGI_BamShark_2017 chromosome 10, ASM401019v2, whole genome shotgun sequence includes these proteins:
- the lrrc57 gene encoding leucine-rich repeat-containing protein 57: MGNSALKAHLETAQKTGVFQLTGKGLNEFPVDLQRLASSLRTMDLSGNKIETLPSVIGHFTTLKSLNLNSNKLAVLPEDVGKLKKLEALHLNSNSLRQLPSSFGQLAALKTLNLSGNQLREFPLQLCHLRHLDVVDLSKNRIQRLPDEVEHLQAIELNVNQNQISQISSHIARCPRLKVLRIEENCLEISMIPVSILADSQIALLAVEGNLFEIKNLRDLEGYDKYMDRFTATKKKFS, translated from the exons ATGGGGAACAGTGCCCTAAAAGCTCATCTGGAAACCGCGCAGAAGACGGGGGTCTTCCAGCTCACAGGGAAAGGCCTGAATGAG TTTCCCGTGGACCTACAGAGACTTGCATCGAGTCTGAGGACAATGGACCTGTCAGGGAATAAGATTGAGACCTTGCCCTCGGTCATTGGCCACTTCACAACTTTGAAGAGTTTGAATCTCAACAGTAATAAATTGG CTGTTCTCCCTGAGGATGTGGGAAAACTGAAGAAACTGGAGGCCCTTCACCTGAACAGTAACTCACTGAGACAGCTCCCCTCCAGCTTCGGCCAGCTAGCAGCCCTAAAGACCCTGAATCTATCTGGGAACCAGCTTCGGGAGTTCCCACTGCAGCTGTGCCACCTCCGTCACCTGGATGTGGTGGATCTGTCCAAGAACCGAATCCAGCGTCTGCCGGATGAAGTGGAGCACCTGCAGGCCATTGAACTCAATGTCAACCAGAATCAG ATCTCTCAGATTTCATCACACATCGCCCGATGTCCCCGGCTGAAAGTTTTACGgattgaagagaactgtttagaAATCTCTATGATTCCTGTCAGTATCCTGGCTGACTCCCAGATTGCCTTGCTGGCCGTGGAAGGGAATCTTTTTGAAATTAAGAACCTGCGAGATCTGGAGGGCTATGATAAG TACATGGATCGCTTCACAGCAACAAAGAAGAAATTCTCTTGA
- the haus2 gene encoding HAUS augmin-like complex subunit 2 gives MQSSNPWEPTVENPAARFLERCIGKGLLTQDTLDLNKVEFGNTVPFVERFRLIDEISHTRAELEQKSLELKLLKLQNDTADIAHPVCLAEKYSQLQSMNSHLEAILQETVLLKLRLVQPICHQCLPVEANCHRYVSEILPMMVNFIEKLDSNLELINTIPQVTKKVKIIENLVAKMVSDILELKELLELIMRWREQQKTGLEHLGRFVEFSEHFWEKGDLKWNG, from the exons ATGCAGTCTTCAAATCCATGGGAGCCAACAGTTGAAAACCCAGCAGCCCGTTTCCTTGAGAGGTGTATTGGAAAGGGATTACTGACACAG GACACTTTGGATTTAAACAAGGTGGAGTTTGGAAACACAGTGCCATTTGTTGAACGCTTCAGACTAATAGATGAAATTTCACACACCAGGGCAGAACTTGAACAG AAATCTCTAGAGTTGAAGCTGCTTAAATTGCAGAATGACACCGCAGATATTGCCCACCCAGTGTGTTTGG CTGAGAAGTACAGTCAGCTTCAGTCGATGAACAGCCACTTGGAGGCGATCTTGCAGGAGACAGTGTTGCTGAAGCTGCGGTTAGTGCAGCCTATTTGCCATCAGTGTCTACCTGTTGAAGCCAATTGTCACAG GTATGTCTCTGAAATCTTGCCCATGATGGTTAATTTCATTGAGAAACTGGACTCCAATCTGGAGCTGATAAATACCATTCCTCAGGTGACCAAGAAAGTAAAGATAATA GAAAATCTTGTTGCCAAAATGGTATCCGACATACTGGAGCTGAAGGAACTGTTGGAGTTGATCATGAGatggagagagcagcagaagactGGTCTTGAACATCTGGGAA GGTTTGTGGAATTTTCAGAACATTTCTGGGAGAAGGGTGACCTCAAGTGGAATGGTTGA
- the vps18 gene encoding vacuolar protein sorting-associated protein 18 homolog, producing the protein MENLQVLDSLGLCAPLYTEIIADNLLFLFLFFFSPFLGRIDLGKPDQPNQIELGRKDDARTHKLFLDPSGSHLLISLTSSECLYVNRNSQKMRSLSRWKGHLIESVGWNKHMGSESNTGPILVGTSQGQMYEAEIVVSEDRLFNSSPDQYFKYVYSLEEDGSPAPVCCLEIERSIDARFFVIATTRKRLYQFVGKAPEASEQQVFQPIFNQYADSLPSFQEFPVSLGYSEISFYTSKLRSSPRSFAWMMGNGVLYGTLDYSRPDSLLSDLKVWEYSADTEPPRSIVLTQFHFLLLLSDRVKAICTLNGQLVFEDVFPDKFGRLLRMVKDSVAGLIWIYTEKAVFRYHVQKESRDVWQMYMNMGKFDLAKEYCKDRPECLDAVLAKEADHCFQNKKYVESAKYYALTQRYFEEIALKFIEAKQEEALKEFLLKKLKNLKLEDKTQMTLLVSWLTEIYLNWLGMFEGDESKQSQFDATREEFRQFLSSSKIKECLLNNRSTIYDLLASHGNVVDMVFFSVIMQDYERVVAHHCQHDDYSAALEVMSKYQDPSLFYKFSPVLMQHIPKLVVDAWITMRRRLVPKSLIPALVNYSQIGSSEQIGEAIRYLEFCVHDLNVTDQAIHNYLLSLYAKYKPKALLWYLEQAGSDTNHIHYDLKYALRLCAENGHRQACVHIYKTMELYEEAVDLALQMDVDLAKSCADMPEEDEELRKKLWLKIARHVVQEEKDVKKAMVCLSSCNLLKIEDILPFFPDFVTIDHFKEAICSSLQEYNKHIDELKQEMEEATESAKRIREDIQEMRNKYGVVESQEKCASCDFPLLNRPFYLFLCGHMFHSDCLLQEVIPHLSPFKQTRLEELQKKLVTSNQVKSRQRPKEGGEGSHKGQQSRDQIKADIDDIVAAECIYCGELTIKSIDKPFINPQKYEEENNSWL; encoded by the exons ATGGAAAATCTGCAAG TCTTGGACTCGCTGGGGTTGTGTGCTCCATTGTACACTGAGATTATTGCTGATAACttgttgtttctttttctcttttttttttcccccttcttgGGTAGGATTGATTTAGGAAAACCTGACCAACCAAACCAGATTGAACTGGGGCGCAAAGACGATGCCAGGACCCACAAATTGTTTCTGGACCCCTCTG GATCCCATCTCCTGATCAGCCTTACGTCCAGCGAGTGTCTTTACGTGAACAGGAATTCTCAGAAAATGAGAAGCCTCTCCCGCTGGAAGGGCCATTTAATTGAGAGTGTAGGCTGGAACAAGCACATGGGGAGTGAGAGCAACACCGGCCCCATTCTGGTTGGAACCAGCCAAGGTCAGATGTACGAAGCGGAGATTGTGGTCTCAGAGGATCGGCTGTTTAACTCCAGTCCTGATCAGTACTTCAAGTACGTTTACAGCCTGGAAGAGGACGGCTCCCCGGCTCCTGTCTGCTGCCTGGAGATTGAGCGCAGCATTGATGCGAGATTCTTCGTCATTGCCACCACTCGCAAGCGGTTGTACCAGTTTGTCGGGAAGGCCCCAGAGGCCAGCGAACAGCAGGTATTCCAGCCCATCTTCAACCAGTATGCTGACTCTTTGCCCAGTTTCCAGGAGTTCCCAGTCAGCCTGGGCTACAGTGAGATCTCTTTTTACACCTCCAAACTGCGATCCAGTCCACGCTCCTTTGCCTGGATGATGGGTAACGGCGTCCTGTACGGCACCCTTGATTACAGCAGGCCTGACTCCCTTCTGAGTGACCTGAAGGTCTGGGAGTACTCGGCAGACACCGAGCCTCCCCGCTCTATTGTCCTGACCCAGTTTCACTTCCTGCTGCTACTCTCTGACAGGGTGAAGGCCATTTGCACGCTGAACGGGCAGCTGGTCTTCGAGGACGTGTTCCCTGACAAGTTTGGCCGGCTCCTGCGGATGGTCAAGGATTCTGTGGCTGGGTTGATCTGGATCTACACGGAGAAGGCTGTTTTCCGGTACCACGTTCAGAAAGAATCGCGGGATGTCTGGCAGATGTACATGAACATGGGCAAGTTTGACCTGGCGAAGGAATACTGCAAAGACCGGCCTGAGTGCCTGGATGCTGTGCTTGCCAAGGAAGCTGACCACTGCTTTCAGAATAAGAAGTACGTGGAAAGCGCCAAATACTATGCTCTGACGCAGAGGTACTTTGAGGAGATTGCGCTGAAGTTCATCGAAGCCAAACAAGAGGAGGCACTGAAGGAGTTTCTGCTGAAAAAGCTGAAGAATCTGAAGCTGGAGGACAAAACACAGATGACCTTGTTGGTGAGCTGGCTCACTGAGATCTATCTGAACTGGCTGGGCATGTTTGAAGGCGATGAGAGCAAGCAGAGCCAGTTTGATGCGACGAGGGAGGAGTTCCGACAGTTTCTGAGCAGCTCCAAGATTAAAGAGTGCCTGCTCAACAACCGCTCGACCATCTATGACCTTTTGGCTAGCCATGGCAACGTAGTGGACATGGTGTTCTTCTCTGTGATCATGCAGGATTATGAACGGGTTGTGGCCCACCATTGCCAGCATGATGACTATAGTGCAGCTCTGGAGGTCATGTCCAAGTACCAGGACCCTTCTCTCTTCTATAAGTTCTCCCCCGTCCTCATGCAGCACATTCCTAAGCTGGTGGTGGATGCATGGATCACCATGCGGAGGCGGCTGGTTCCCAAGAGCCTCATCCCGGCGCTGGTCAACTACAGCCAGATCGGCAGCTCGGAACAGATTGGTGAAGCTATCCGCTACCTGGAGTTCTGCGTACACGATCTGAATGTCACCGACCAGGCAATTCACAATTACCTGCTGTCTCTGTACGCCAAGTACAAGCCCAAGGCCCTGCTGTGGTACCTGGAACAAGCTGGGTCGGATACAAACCACATTCATTACGACCTGAAGTATGCACTGCGCCTGTGTGCAGAGAATGGTCACCGCCAGGCCTGTGTGCACATTTATAAGACAATGGAATTATACGAAGAGGCGGTAGATCTTGCACTGCAG ATGGATGTAGATCTTGCTAAGTCATGTGCAGACATGCCGGAGGAAGATGAGGAGCTTCGTAAGAAGCTGTGGCTGAAGATTGCCCGTCATGTAGTCCAAGAGGAGAAGGATGTCAAGAAGGCCATGGTTTGTTTATCCAGCTGTAACCTGCTGAAGATTGAAGACATTCTGCCCTTCTTTCCAGATTTTGTGACCATTGACCATTTTAAGGAGGCCATCTGCAGCTCCCTGCAGGAGTATAACAAGCACATCGACGAGCTcaagcaggagatggaggaggcgACAGAGAGTGCCAAACGAATCCGGGAAGATATCCAGGAGATGAGAAACAAGTATGGTGTGGTGGAGTCTCAGGAGAAATGCGCCTCGTGTGACTTCCCACTGCTGAACCGCCCGTTCTACCTATTCCTGTGTGGCCACATGTTCCATTCGGACTGCCTCCTACAGGAAGTGATTCCTCACCTCTCCCCTTTCAAGCAGACCAGGCTGGAGGAGCTGCAGAAAAAGCTGGTGACCAGCAACCAAGTGAAGTCCCGGCAGCGGCCAAAGGAAGGAGGAGAGGGCAGTCACAAGGGACAACAGTCCCGTGATCAGATCAAAGCTGACATTGATGATATTGTGGCAGCCGAGTGCATTTATTGTGGAGAACTGACAATTAAATCAATAGACAAACCTTTTATCAACCCACAGAAATATGAAGAGGAGAATAACAGCTGGCTATAA